The proteins below are encoded in one region of Halococcus saccharolyticus DSM 5350:
- a CDS encoding potassium channel family protein, with protein sequence MTRAVGYEPRSVKQLLAEMKDIAELMIDLSYSAVLLRSDAVAEAVLELEAEMDVLQLRTRMSLLMAARSTDDAEALAPVLGIVGAAEKISDATGDIAKVVVEDIGLPPAMAAALPAAVETLVRARVAPDARFADATLGEIDLESETGVRAIAIRRGDEWLMNPDRETHLRPDDAVFFRGPEEGVAGVYRSTTGEHYTPPEAPEPTIADLDRAMDSVVLMKNMSELGVDLAYGAVLFDSEDLAREVVSLEAEVDQLQSRFEAWTLQAAAKIDDPVSLRGLVHLARSTEVISDAAVEISEGVLRGLGSHPVIAEAVKESDEVIVRLTVAPDSDLDGATLGGRMVRTETGMGVIAVRRATREAVTVESVTDESVTELRDDWVVSPGPDTELAAGDVLLAKGPQTAAERLRALAGAAP encoded by the coding sequence ATGACACGGGCGGTTGGGTACGAGCCTCGGAGCGTCAAACAGCTCCTCGCGGAGATGAAAGACATCGCGGAGCTGATGATCGACCTCTCGTACTCCGCCGTCCTGCTGCGGAGCGATGCGGTCGCGGAGGCCGTTCTCGAACTCGAAGCCGAAATGGACGTGCTCCAGCTCCGGACGCGGATGAGCCTGCTGATGGCCGCCCGGAGCACCGACGACGCCGAAGCGCTCGCACCTGTACTCGGGATCGTGGGGGCGGCCGAGAAGATTAGCGACGCGACCGGCGATATCGCGAAAGTCGTCGTTGAGGACATCGGGTTGCCGCCCGCAATGGCTGCCGCGCTCCCCGCGGCGGTCGAGACGCTGGTTCGCGCCCGCGTCGCACCCGACGCGCGCTTTGCCGACGCGACCCTCGGGGAGATCGATCTCGAAAGCGAGACCGGCGTGCGTGCGATCGCGATCCGGCGCGGCGACGAGTGGCTGATGAACCCCGATCGCGAGACGCATCTCCGCCCGGACGACGCCGTGTTCTTTCGTGGGCCCGAGGAAGGGGTCGCGGGCGTCTATCGGAGTACCACCGGCGAGCACTACACGCCGCCCGAGGCCCCCGAGCCCACCATTGCGGACCTCGATCGGGCGATGGATTCGGTGGTACTGATGAAAAACATGAGCGAACTCGGGGTCGATCTCGCCTACGGCGCGGTGCTGTTCGACAGTGAGGATCTCGCGCGCGAGGTAGTGAGTCTGGAGGCCGAGGTCGACCAGCTCCAGTCTCGTTTCGAGGCGTGGACGCTGCAAGCGGCCGCGAAGATCGATGATCCGGTGTCACTTCGTGGACTCGTCCACCTCGCCCGGAGCACCGAGGTCATCTCGGATGCCGCGGTCGAGATCAGCGAGGGCGTGCTCCGAGGACTCGGCTCGCATCCGGTGATCGCGGAGGCCGTCAAGGAATCCGACGAGGTCATCGTCCGACTGACTGTCGCGCCCGACAGCGATCTCGACGGCGCGACGCTCGGCGGTCGGATGGTTCGGACCGAGACCGGCATGGGTGTGATCGCGGTCCGGCGGGCGACCCGTGAGGCCGTCACCGTCGAATCGGTGACCGACGAGTCAGTGACCGAACTGCGGGACGACTGGGTCGTGTCGCCCGGTCCGGACACCGAACTCGCTGCCGGGGACGTGCTGCTCGCGAAGGGGCCGCAGACGGCGGCCGAACGACTCCGGGCGCTCGCCGGCGCGGCACCGTAA
- a CDS encoding succinylglutamate desuccinylase/aspartoacylase family protein — protein MTSLGTANAAPGEIDTGRLSVGETRDGSPLGLPVCVVNGAAEGDTLYIQAASDGDELNGVGVVRSLVPQLDPDDLAGTVLIVGIVNLHAFQVAEHRNPIDDTKLNRAFPGDEHGSSSERIAAAAFEAATGADLVLDLHQGSTSRMIHETRVRCGPRHHLHSECLELAKTFDCGHVLDQKGPDGQLARAAPDEGVPTIDPELGGAVGLDPESVAIGVEGIFNVLTAYGFLDGDVDPDDQVRATGFEQYGAPAGGLVDFAPELGDSVEQGDRLFHVTDAFGTVKAETTADADGVFWRTRRLPQVATGEYVCSVGTDIDHY, from the coding sequence ATGACGAGCCTCGGAACCGCGAACGCGGCTCCCGGTGAGATCGACACCGGGCGGCTGTCGGTCGGCGAGACCCGCGACGGGAGCCCGCTGGGACTGCCGGTCTGTGTCGTCAACGGCGCAGCCGAGGGCGATACGCTCTACATTCAGGCCGCGAGCGACGGCGACGAACTCAACGGCGTCGGCGTCGTTCGATCGCTGGTTCCGCAGCTCGATCCCGACGACCTCGCCGGCACAGTTTTGATCGTCGGGATCGTCAACCTCCACGCCTTCCAGGTGGCCGAACACCGCAACCCGATCGACGACACCAAGCTCAATCGGGCCTTTCCGGGCGACGAGCACGGCTCCTCCTCCGAACGCATCGCCGCCGCCGCGTTCGAGGCCGCCACCGGCGCTGACCTCGTGCTCGATCTCCACCAGGGCTCGACGAGTCGGATGATCCACGAGACCAGAGTCCGATGTGGTCCGCGCCACCACCTCCACAGCGAGTGTCTCGAACTCGCCAAAACCTTCGACTGCGGCCACGTCCTCGATCAGAAGGGTCCCGACGGCCAGCTCGCCCGTGCCGCCCCCGACGAAGGTGTCCCGACCATCGATCCCGAGCTCGGCGGTGCGGTCGGACTCGATCCCGAGAGCGTCGCGATCGGCGTCGAGGGGATCTTCAACGTGCTCACGGCGTACGGGTTCCTCGATGGTGATGTCGACCCCGACGACCAGGTCCGTGCGACCGGGTTCGAACAGTACGGTGCGCCCGCCGGTGGCCTCGTCGACTTCGCGCCCGAGCTCGGCGACAGCGTCGAGCAGGGAGACAGACTCTTTCACGTCACCGACGCGTTCGGGACGGTGAAAGCCGAGACCACCGCCGATGCCGACGGCGTGTTCTGGCGAACCCGCCGGCTGCCACAGGTCGCTACCGGCGAGTACGTCTGCTCGGTCGGAACCGACATCGATCACTACTAA
- a CDS encoding DUF7536 family protein, translating into MSNDAPERPPSAEFAAALSVPRNAKIGVAAGVAVAVLAYAYRVLELAGPAADTRGSPLLFAVLAVTLAFGSAALVTVALTLVSAYRLARER; encoded by the coding sequence GTGTCGAACGACGCTCCGGAGCGCCCACCCAGCGCGGAGTTCGCCGCGGCACTGTCGGTCCCGCGCAACGCGAAGATCGGGGTCGCGGCCGGCGTCGCGGTCGCGGTCCTCGCCTACGCCTATCGGGTACTCGAACTCGCGGGGCCAGCGGCCGACACGCGCGGGTCACCTCTCCTCTTTGCCGTTCTCGCCGTGACGCTCGCGTTCGGCAGCGCGGCACTCGTGACGGTGGCGCTGACCTTAGTATCCGCCTACCGACTCGCCCGGGAGCGATAA
- a CDS encoding sugar phosphate isomerase/epimerase family protein — protein MNAIRRGFVTQVGMGYEEAFEHAEAFGLDYVEVMMDGTHERTALADETDRVLALADERGLDLAVHLPFRLDIASPFEHVREGALRELLAAIETAIECGAEKGVVHASTDAWPPAWENDSLHGNLFSSIRDLDAFGRDRDFELCVENVAGDFFPAASFPRLFDETDASMTFDTGHARMNGMDSAAMAEFLDEHGDRVGHLHLNDTRMPKDEHLPFGAGTIDFDRLFEPLRDGWTGTLSLEAFTDDWGYIETSVDRLDDLL, from the coding sequence ATGAACGCGATCCGTCGGGGCTTCGTCACCCAGGTCGGGATGGGGTACGAGGAAGCGTTCGAGCACGCCGAGGCGTTCGGGCTCGACTACGTCGAAGTAATGATGGACGGGACACACGAGCGCACCGCGCTCGCCGACGAAACCGATCGGGTGCTCGCGCTCGCGGACGAGCGTGGTCTCGATCTCGCGGTGCATCTCCCCTTCCGACTCGACATCGCCTCGCCGTTCGAGCACGTCCGCGAGGGCGCGCTCCGCGAACTCCTCGCGGCGATCGAGACCGCCATCGAATGCGGGGCGGAGAAAGGTGTGGTTCACGCGAGCACCGACGCGTGGCCGCCGGCGTGGGAGAACGATTCCCTCCACGGAAACCTGTTCTCGTCGATCCGCGACCTCGACGCGTTCGGGCGCGATCGTGACTTCGAGCTCTGTGTCGAGAACGTCGCCGGCGACTTCTTTCCTGCCGCATCGTTCCCACGACTGTTCGACGAAACCGACGCGAGCATGACGTTCGACACCGGCCACGCACGAATGAACGGCATGGATTCGGCGGCGATGGCCGAGTTCCTCGACGAACACGGCGATCGGGTGGGCCACCTCCATCTGAACGACACCCGGATGCCGAAGGACGAACACCTGCCGTTCGGGGCGGGCACCATCGATTTCGATCGGTTGTTCGAGCCGCTGCGCGACGGCTGGACCGGCACGCTCTCGCTCGAAGCGTTTACCGACGACTGGGGTTACATCGAGACCAGCGTGGACCGGCTCGACGACCTGCTCTGA
- a CDS encoding threonine synthase: MSADLRCPACGNTYADRWCCECGQPLDFATQPLPDGPAPAFADLDTRDGLWAFADFLPVERAVALGAGWAPIVDSEGQRPSESRPSAGDALDWDATFKLEYVSPTGSFKDRGAATTIARAIECGADRVIEDSSGNAGTAIATYAARAGLDATIYVPADAKSAKLRAIERTGADVVRIEGTRADVTAAAIEAVGDGAGWYASHAWNPAFFAGTATFALELAAQCDWQVPEAVVCPLGHGTLFLGAYRGFRALHTAGWIDEIPRLLGAQAAGYAPVVDRLDGRAERNDANDSDDQNDLADGIQIRDPVRIKAIVDAIQTTGGDAIAIDTETTREEHERLGRAGFDVEPTCAVAPAALRKYRERGIVADTDHVVVPLTGAGSNA; encoded by the coding sequence ATGTCCGCCGATCTCCGCTGCCCTGCCTGCGGCAACACCTACGCTGACCGCTGGTGCTGCGAGTGCGGCCAGCCGCTCGATTTCGCCACCCAACCGCTGCCGGACGGCCCCGCACCCGCGTTCGCCGATCTCGACACTCGCGACGGACTCTGGGCGTTCGCGGACTTCCTGCCCGTTGAACGAGCGGTGGCTCTCGGTGCGGGTTGGGCCCCGATCGTTGATAGCGAGGGACAACGTCCCTCGGAAAGCCGGCCATCGGCTGGCGATGCGCTCGACTGGGACGCGACGTTCAAACTCGAGTACGTCTCGCCGACGGGTAGTTTCAAGGATCGCGGCGCGGCGACGACGATCGCACGCGCGATCGAGTGTGGGGCCGACCGCGTGATCGAGGACTCCTCGGGCAACGCCGGCACCGCGATCGCGACCTACGCCGCCCGTGCGGGACTCGACGCCACGATCTACGTCCCTGCCGACGCCAAATCGGCGAAACTCCGGGCGATCGAGCGCACGGGGGCCGACGTAGTGCGAATCGAAGGGACGAGGGCGGACGTCACAGCGGCCGCGATCGAGGCCGTCGGGGACGGTGCGGGCTGGTACGCGAGTCACGCCTGGAATCCCGCCTTCTTCGCCGGCACCGCGACGTTCGCGCTCGAACTCGCCGCCCAGTGCGACTGGCAGGTGCCGGAGGCGGTCGTCTGTCCGCTCGGCCACGGCACCCTCTTTCTGGGCGCGTACCGCGGGTTCCGCGCACTCCACACGGCCGGCTGGATCGACGAGATACCCCGACTGCTCGGTGCCCAGGCCGCTGGCTACGCACCGGTCGTCGACAGGCTCGACGGCCGCGCCGAACGCAACGACGCCAACGATTCCGACGACCAGAACGATCTCGCCGACGGCATCCAGATTCGCGACCCCGTCCGAATCAAGGCGATCGTCGACGCGATTCAGACCACCGGCGGCGACGCCATCGCGATCGACACCGAAACCACGCGCGAGGAACACGAGCGACTCGGTCGAGCGGGGTTCGACGTCGAGCCGACGTGTGCGGTCGCACCGGCTGCCCTCCGCAAATACCGCGAGCGCGGGATCGTGGCCGACACCGATCATGTAGTCGTTCCGCTGACGGGGGCGGGATCGAACGCGTAA